A stretch of the Dioscorea cayenensis subsp. rotundata cultivar TDr96_F1 chromosome 4, TDr96_F1_v2_PseudoChromosome.rev07_lg8_w22 25.fasta, whole genome shotgun sequence genome encodes the following:
- the LOC120259132 gene encoding coiled-coil-helix-coiled-coil-helix domain-containing protein 7 encodes MGASSASSSAPAYPSAARISDSPCFPQYSASLRCLEESNQDKSKCQQQFDDYKECRKKEREARLERNRKKSFF; translated from the exons atgggggCGAGCTCAGCTTCATCGTCGGCGCCGGCGTACCCGAGCGCCGCGAGGATCTCCGATTCACCGTGCTTCCCTCAGTACTCCGCCTCTCTTAGAT GTTTAGAGGAATCCAACCAGGACAAAAGCAAATGTCAGCAACAATTTGATGATTATAAAGAGTGTAGAAAGAAAGag AGGGAAGCTCGCTTAGAACGCAATCGGAAAAAATCCTTTTTCTAA
- the LOC120258865 gene encoding 26S proteasome non-ATPase regulatory subunit 2 homolog A-like: protein MATTSTSKPDPKQKKDDKKDEDLSEEDLALKQQLELYVERVQDSDPGVQKFALESMRQEIRTSTSSMTSVPKPLKFLRPHYGTLKAYYETMPDCDLKKYLADILSVLALTMSAEGERESLKYRLLGSEGDIGSWGHEYVRNLAGEISQEFTKRQYEDKPIDNLMELVQQIVAFHMKHNAEPEAVDLLMEVEDLDLLVEHVDASNYKRACLYLTSSSSYLPGPDDLLALDIAYTIYMKFDDLASALRIALFLDNSQYVKQVYTSTADLLLKKQFSYIVARHGHTLELDEEMVAKDEDRDQLQDIINNTKLSEGYLTLARDIEVMEPKSPEDIYKVHLIDGRTSASSSLDSARQNLAATFVNAFVNAGFGQDKLMTVSSESTSSGSSGSWLFKNKEHGKASAAASLGMVLLWDVDSGLAQIDKYLHSNDNHVVAGALLGVGIVNCGIKNDCDPAMALLMEYIVKDDTITRIGAILGLGIAYAGSHKDELRIQLTNILSDVKTPLEVHVFTAITLGLVFVGSCNEEIAQSIIFALMDRSETELSEPLTSLLPVALGLLYLGKQESVEATAEVSKTFNDKIRKYCDVTLLSLAYAGTGNVLKIQKLLGYCAQHLDKGETHQGPAVLGIALVAMAEELGLDMAIRSLEHLLQYGEQNIRRAVPLALGILCISNPKVNVMDTLSRLSHDADGEVSMAAIISLGFIGAGTNNARIAGMLRNLSSYYYKEAGHLFCVRIAQGLVHLGKGLLTLSPYHSDRFLLSPTALAGLVTVMHACLDMKSIIIGKYHYMLYILVLAMQPRMLMTVDENLKPLSVPVRVGQAVDVVGQAGRPKTITGFQTHSTPVLLAAGDRAELATEKYIPLTPVLEGFVILKENPDYKEDN, encoded by the exons ATGGCCACGACCTCGACCTCGAAGCCAGATCCCAAGCAGAAGAAGGACGATAAGAAGGATGAGGATCTG TCGGAGGAGGACCTTGCGCTCAAGCAACAGCTGGAGCTTTACGTCGAGCGAGTACAAGATTCCGATCCCGGTGTCCAGAAGTTTGCCCTCGAGAGCATGAG GCAGGAGATCCGCACTTCAACTAGCTCAATGACATCAGTTCCTAAACCTTTGAAGTTTCTCCGTCCTCATTATGGCACTCTGAAAGCATATTATGAGACAATGCCTGACTGTGATCTGAAG AAGTACCTTGCTGATATACTTTCAGTCTTGGCATTGACCATGTCTGCTGAAGGAGAGCGG GAGAGTCTGAAGTACAGGTTGTTAGGTTCAGAGGGTGACATTGGTTCTTGGGGCCATGAATATGTGAG gAACCTCGCTGGTGAAATTTCACAAGAGTTTACAAAACGACAG TATGAGGACAAGCCAATAGATAATCTGATGGAACTTGTGCAACAAATTGTTGCTTTTCACATGAAG CATAATGCTGAGCCGGAAGCTGTTGATCTTCTGATGGAG GTTGAAGATCTTGATTTGTTGGTTGAACATGTTGATGCTTCAAACTATAAGAGGGCATGCTTGTATCTAACAAGCTCTTCTAG CTATCTACCTGGGCCTGATGATCTATTAGCATTGGACATAGCATATACAATATATATGAAGTTCGATGACTTGGCCAGTGCCCTTCGTATAGCACTATTTCTAGATAACAGTCAG TATGTGAAGCAGGTCTATACATCCACTGCAGATCTGCTGTTGAAGAAGCAATTTTCTTACATTGTGGCCCGCCAT GGTCATACACTGGAACTTGATGAGGAGATGGTTGCAAAGGATGAGGACAGGGATCAACTGCAGGATATAATTAACAACACTAAATTAAGTGAAGGTTATCTTACACTTGCTCGAGATATTGAGGTTATGGAACCGAAATCCCCAGAAGATATTTATAAG GTACATTTGATTGATGGCCGAACAAGTGCAAGTTCCAGTCTTGATTCAGCCAGGCAGAATCTGGCTGCAACCTTTGTAAATGCATTTGTAAATGCAGGTTTTGGTCAG GATAAACTGATGACTGTTTCATCAGAATCTACTAGCAGTGGATCTTCGGGTAGTTGGCTTTTTAAGAACAAGGAACATGGGAAGGCCAGTGCAGCCGCAAGTCTG GGAATGGTCCTGTTGTGGGATGTTGACTCTGGACTTGCACAAATTGACAAATATTTGCACAGCAATGACAATCATGTTGTTGCTGGTGCATTGTTGGGTGTAGGCATTGTCAACTGTGGTATCAAGAATGACTGTGACCCt GCAATGGCATTGCTAATGGAGTATATCGTCAAAGATGATACAATAACCAGGATTGGGGCCATTCTGGGCCTTGGCATAGCATATGCAGGCTCACACAAAGATGAG CTTAGAATTCAGTTGACCAATATTCTGAGTGATGTAAAGACACCTCTTGAAGTTCATGTCTTTACTGCAATCACACTGGGGCTAGTGTTTGTTGGCTCCTGCAATGAAGAAATTGCCCAATCTATTATCTTTGCATTGATGGACCGCAGTGAGACTGAATTGAGTGAGCCTCTCACTAGTCTGCTTCCTGTTGCTCTTGGCCTTCTGTATCTTGGAAAGCAG GAAAGTGTTGAGGCCACTGCAGAGGTTTCAAAGACATTTAATGATAAAATCAGAAAATACTGTGATGTCACACTATTGTCATTAGCATATGCTGGAACTGGAAATGTGCTTAAG ATCCAAAAATTGCTTGGATACTGTGCTCAACATCTTGACAAGGGTGAGACCCACCAGGGACCTGCGGTTCTTGGGATAGCCCTTGTGGCTATGGCAGAAGAGCTAGGTCTAGATATGGCCATTCGCTCCTTGGAGCACCTTCTACAATATGGAGAACAGAATATTAGAAGAGCAGTGCCTTTAGCCCTTGGTATCCTCTGCATATCCAATCCCAAG GTCAATGTTATGGACACACTAAGCCGACTCAGTCATGATGCAGATGGAGAAGTGTCGATg GCGGCAATAATTTCACTGGGCTTCATAGGGGCTGGGACCAATAATGCGCGAATAGCAGGGATGCTCCGAAACCTTTCCAGCTATTACTACAAAGAAGCTGGGCATCTTTTCTGT GTTAGAATTGCTCAAGGTCTTGTACATCTTGGAAAAGGGTTGCTAACACTTTCTCCTTACCATTCTGATCGGTTTCTGCTGTCACC GACTGCCCTTGCTGGTTTGGTGACTGTGATGCATGCTTGTCTGGATATGAAGTCTATCATCATTGGCAAATATCATTACATGCTCTACATCCTTGTCTTAGCCATGCAG CCTAGGATGCTGATGACAGTGGATGAGAATCTGAAGCCTCTGTCAGTTCCTGTTCGAGTTGGTCAGGCAGTTGATGTTGTGGGCCAAGCAGGTCGACCAAAGACCATCACCGGGTTCCAGACGCACTCTACTCCAGTGTTGCTTGCAGCCGGCGACCGAGCAGAGCTGGCCACAGAGAA ATATATACCTCTGACTCCAGTGCTGGAGGGATTTGTTATCTTGAAGGAGAACCCAGATTACAAAGAAGATAACTGA
- the LOC120258129 gene encoding SKP1-like protein 9, producing the protein MKLRSSDGKEFIVDKKVWKQSVVINAIMGNGNFVDQDENDQVITVSNVTAEVLAVIIQYCNKHAVDVDVDVDVDDEEVAKWDEEFMKNIDINMHYKLILASDYLEIKSLFDLTCKTLGDMIKANNNSPQALRDILNIQNDFTPEEEEALSRENYWVS; encoded by the coding sequence atgaaaCTTAGGAGTTCAGATGGGAAGGAATTCATTGTGGACAAAAAGGTATGGAAGCAATCAGTAGTGATAAATGCTATAATGGGAAATGGTAACTTTGTTGATCAAGATGAAAATGATCAAGTGATTACTGTTTCCAATGTTACTGCTGAAGTTCTTGCTGTTATTATTCAGTACTGCAACAAGCATGctgttgatgttgatgttgatgttgatgttgatgatgaagaggtTGCAAAGTGGGATGAAGAGTTCatgaaaaatattgatattaatatgCATTATAAACTTATTTTGGCTTCTGATTATCTTGAAATTAAGAGCTTGTTTGATTTGACATGCAAGACTTTGGGTGACATGATTAAGGCTAATAATAACAGTCCTCAGGCTTTGCGTGATATACTAAATATTCAGAATGATTTCACTCCTGAAGAAGAGGAGGCGCTTTCGAGAGAGAACTATTGGGTTTCTTAG
- the LOC120259494 gene encoding uncharacterized protein At1g28695-like isoform X1 has translation MKIITRAMHFSVNPTRFAMLMALIVVISVVLYTLLWMPTSSIDFFLLPQQQNTVCKNGSAFAKDELEVALRGASMDDRTVVISVLNKAYAKENGMLDLFLRSFEHGDDTEFLIKHLLLVAVDQASFERCKSLGLHCYKLVTDGVDFSKEELYMSTDFIKMMWRRTLFLGDVLRHGYNFIFTDMDILWLRSPFPKFGHQGEDMQISCDWFNGRPFDHSNRINTGFYFVVSNSKTIALFDWWYKSRNGAAGVKEQDVLAEMKTRGVFQRLGMKVRFLDTMFFSGFCQKSRDFREVRTVHANCCRTVKAKLVDLTAALQIWKRFNGTATARWPSHDACRNSWKKNIVI, from the exons ATGAAAATAATTACCAGAGCAATGCATTTCTCTGTAAATCCTACTCGTTTTGCAATGTTGATGGCTTTGATTGTTGTTATCTCTGTGGTTTTGTACACGCTCTTGTGGATGCCAACTTCGTCGATAGATTTCTTTCTCTTACCACAGCAGCAAAATACAGTATGTAAAAATGGT AGTGCATTCGCAAAGGATGAACTTGAAGTAGCTTTAAGAGGAGCTTCCATGGATGACAGAACAGTGGTCATCAGTGTGTTAAACAAGGCGTATGCCAAGGAAAATGGCATGTTAGATCTTTTTCTTCGCAGCTTCGAGCATGGGGATGACACTGAATTCTTGATCAAACACCTTCTACTAGTGGCAGTTGATCAGGCATCCTTTGAACGGTGTAAATCTCTCGGGCTCCATTGCTACAAACTGGTCACAGACGGAGTCGATTTCTCCAAAGAAGAACTCTACATGTCGACCGACTTTATCAAGATGATGTGGAGAAGAACACTCTTTCTTGGAGATGTTCTTCGGCATGGCTACAATTTCATCTTCACG GACATGGATATTCTATGGCTGAGAAGCCCATTTCCGAAATTCGGTCACCAAGGAGAAGACATGCAGATAAGCTGTGATTGGTTCAATGGGAGGCCTTTCGATCATTCCAACCGCATAAATACTGGTTTCTACTTTGTGGTATCCAATAGTAAAACCATTGCCCTCTTTGATTGGTGGTACAAATCAAGGAATGGAGCAGCAGGCGTAAAAGAACAAGATGTGCTGGCTGAAATGAAAACCAGAGGTGTCTTCCAGAGATTGGGCATGAAAGTAAGGTTCTTGGACACAATGTTCTTCAGCGGATTCTGTCAAAAGAGTAGAGATTTCAGAGAAGTGCGCACTGTTCATGCAAATTGCTGCCGTACTGTGAAAGCCAAGCTTGTTGACCTTACTGCTGCTCTTCaaatttggaagagattcaATGGCACGGCAACAGCCAGATGGCCCTCACATGATGCATGCCGTAATTCATGGAAGAAGAACATTGTTATATAG
- the LOC120259494 gene encoding uncharacterized protein At1g28695-like isoform X2 has product MKIITRAMHFSVNPTRFAMLMALIVVISVVLYTLLWMPTSSIDFFLLPQQQNTSAFAKDELEVALRGASMDDRTVVISVLNKAYAKENGMLDLFLRSFEHGDDTEFLIKHLLLVAVDQASFERCKSLGLHCYKLVTDGVDFSKEELYMSTDFIKMMWRRTLFLGDVLRHGYNFIFTDMDILWLRSPFPKFGHQGEDMQISCDWFNGRPFDHSNRINTGFYFVVSNSKTIALFDWWYKSRNGAAGVKEQDVLAEMKTRGVFQRLGMKVRFLDTMFFSGFCQKSRDFREVRTVHANCCRTVKAKLVDLTAALQIWKRFNGTATARWPSHDACRNSWKKNIVI; this is encoded by the exons ATGAAAATAATTACCAGAGCAATGCATTTCTCTGTAAATCCTACTCGTTTTGCAATGTTGATGGCTTTGATTGTTGTTATCTCTGTGGTTTTGTACACGCTCTTGTGGATGCCAACTTCGTCGATAGATTTCTTTCTCTTACCACAGCAGCAAAATACA AGTGCATTCGCAAAGGATGAACTTGAAGTAGCTTTAAGAGGAGCTTCCATGGATGACAGAACAGTGGTCATCAGTGTGTTAAACAAGGCGTATGCCAAGGAAAATGGCATGTTAGATCTTTTTCTTCGCAGCTTCGAGCATGGGGATGACACTGAATTCTTGATCAAACACCTTCTACTAGTGGCAGTTGATCAGGCATCCTTTGAACGGTGTAAATCTCTCGGGCTCCATTGCTACAAACTGGTCACAGACGGAGTCGATTTCTCCAAAGAAGAACTCTACATGTCGACCGACTTTATCAAGATGATGTGGAGAAGAACACTCTTTCTTGGAGATGTTCTTCGGCATGGCTACAATTTCATCTTCACG GACATGGATATTCTATGGCTGAGAAGCCCATTTCCGAAATTCGGTCACCAAGGAGAAGACATGCAGATAAGCTGTGATTGGTTCAATGGGAGGCCTTTCGATCATTCCAACCGCATAAATACTGGTTTCTACTTTGTGGTATCCAATAGTAAAACCATTGCCCTCTTTGATTGGTGGTACAAATCAAGGAATGGAGCAGCAGGCGTAAAAGAACAAGATGTGCTGGCTGAAATGAAAACCAGAGGTGTCTTCCAGAGATTGGGCATGAAAGTAAGGTTCTTGGACACAATGTTCTTCAGCGGATTCTGTCAAAAGAGTAGAGATTTCAGAGAAGTGCGCACTGTTCATGCAAATTGCTGCCGTACTGTGAAAGCCAAGCTTGTTGACCTTACTGCTGCTCTTCaaatttggaagagattcaATGGCACGGCAACAGCCAGATGGCCCTCACATGATGCATGCCGTAATTCATGGAAGAAGAACATTGTTATATAG
- the LOC120258131 gene encoding SKP1-like protein 13, producing the protein MANGKGEKMVTLVSKDEKEFKVEERVAKKSNLLKTMIKEEVSMNKPIRIVIVNGDVLGTVLEYCEKHAKAGEGEGEEQKAMMDEFDQEFMEKTNLDMLYGLMVASNYLDIEGLLELTTQRAADLIKGKKPEEIRALFGIKNDFDPQEYAKISRDFFWAFKSLNLSSKEE; encoded by the coding sequence atggcgaATGGGAAAGGGGAGAAGATGGTTACGCTTGTAAGCAAGGACGAGAAGGAGTTCAAGGTGGAGGAGAGGGTGGCAAAGAAGTCAAATTTGTTGAAGACGATGATCAAGGAAGAGGTCAGCATGAATAAGCCAATAAGAATCGTCATTGTGAACGGGGATGTTCTCGGCACCGTCTTGGAGTACTGTGAGAAGCATGCGAAGGCTGGGGAGGGGGAGGGGGAGGAGCAGAAGGCGATGATGGATGAGTTTGATCAAGAGTTTATGGAAAAGACGAACCTTGATATGCTTTATGGTCTGATGGTGGCTTCAAATTACTTGGACATTGAGGGATTGTTGGAGCTCACAACGCAGAGGGCTGCCGATTTGATCAAGGGCAAGAAACCTGAAGAAATCCGCGCATTATTTGGTATCAAGAACGATTTCGATCCTCAAGAGTATGCCAAGATTTCTAGGGATTTCTTCTGGGCTTTCAAAAGTTTGAACCTCTCTTCAAAGGAGGAGTGA